AATGACGAGGGCGAGGATCGTCAGGACAGCAGGCGCCATAGCCGCCAGGTCCGAACCGTTGACGGGGATGATGCCGAGCGCCTTCCATTGGAGGACCGTGGCGTTGACCAACCCGTAGAGAAGTGCACCACTCATCACGCCGACTGGGCGCCAAGCACCGAAATACACGAGGGCCACGGCGATGAAGCCCATTCCCTGGGTGAGGTTCGGTTGGAAGATGCCCAGTTGGAGAACCAGGGCCGCACCCGCGAGTCCTGCCATCGAATTGGCGATGAGGATCGCTGCGAAACGGGTTCGCTCGACGGAAACACCGAGGCTGTCTGCCGCACCGGGATTCTCTCCGACCGACCGGATGTTGAGGCCGAACGTGGTCCTTCCCAGCAGGAGAACGGTGGCGGGCACCAGAAGAAATGCGAGGTAGGTCAAGAGGTTTCTCTGGAACAGGGCGGCTCCCAGGTGAGGTATGTCAGACAACACCGGAATGTCGACGTTTGGCAGACGCCGGACCGGTTTTGGTGTGCCCACTTGACGCCGGAAGAGCAGGCCGCTGAGTCCCAAACCGAAGATGTAGATGCCGATGCCACTTATGCCTTGTGTCGCGTTCAGGACCACGGTGATGAAGCCGTAGAGGAGTCCCATCACCAGTCCAACGATCACGCCTACCAGAACAGCCAGCCACAGGTTTCCTGTCTCGAGCACGACCCAGTACGAGAAGAAGGCGCTCAGGAGCATCACGCCGTCCACTCCCAGGTTGAGGACACCGCTTCGCTGGCCCACCGTTTCACCGAGCGAAGCGAGCAGGTACGGAGTCGCCAGCCGGATCCCCGAGGCTGCAGTGGCTACGAGGACACTGAGGGTGAAGAAGTCAGACATCCCCACTCCTCTCGGACGAATCGGGCAGGTCGGGCAGGTCTCCTGCCCCTACGCGCGAGGGCCCGGGGCCCTTTGTCCCGCTGCCGCTGCGCCTGTTGAAGAGCCCGGCATCGGTGAGCGACTTCTGGATCCAAGCGCGTGCGGGGGTGCTGCTGACAACGAAGATCACCACGATTCCGTTGAGTGCGACGGCGAGGGCTGCCGGCACCTGGAGCACGCGTTGGAGTTGGGTGGCGCCGGTCAGGAGAGCACCGAACAATATTGCGGATGGAACGGTCCAGAGTGGGTGCAGTCCTCCGAACAGTGCAGCCACGATCCCGTTGAAACCTGCACTTCCGGTGAAGCCGGTCGCGGATCCGTCGGTGACCATGCGCTGGCCCTCGCTGCCGAAGACGAGGATGGCGCCTGCGATCCCAGCCAGCGAGCCCGACAACGCGAGGGCGAGGGTGATGTTTCGTTCGAC
Above is a window of Longimicrobiales bacterium DNA encoding:
- a CDS encoding ABC transporter permease, with the protein product MSDFFTLSVLVATAASGIRLATPYLLASLGETVGQRSGVLNLGVDGVMLLSAFFSYWVVLETGNLWLAVLVGVIVGLVMGLLYGFITVVLNATQGISGIGIYIFGLGLSGLLFRRQVGTPKPVRRLPNVDIPVLSDIPHLGAALFQRNLLTYLAFLLVPATVLLLGRTTFGLNIRSVGENPGAADSLGVSVERTRFAAILIANSMAGLAGAALVLQLGIFQPNLTQGMGFIAVALVYFGAWRPVGVMSGALLYGLVNATVLQWKALGIIPVNGSDLAAMAPAVLTILALVILARRVSAPAALTRPFTRH